A portion of the Tenacibaculum todarodis genome contains these proteins:
- the gldA gene encoding gliding motility-associated ABC transporter ATP-binding subunit GldA, producing the protein MSIQVTSLSKNYGEQKAVNDISFSARKGQIIGFLGPNGAGKSTTMKMLTGFLKPTEGEIKINDIDVIANPISAQKTIGYLPEHNPLYLEMYVREYLQFQASIFKVDKSQIESVIEKVGLTLEASKKISQLSKGYRQRIGLAAAIIHNPDVLILDEPTTGLDPNQLVEIRELIKELGKEKTVLLSTHIMQEVEAMCDSVIIVDKGEIVINKPLSELKNQKEQVLNVMFDYKIEEQFLQRLPNVKTIKNNFDNSWLLTFSSDEDMRPKIFDFAQEHELKILELNSENKNLEKLFRELTN; encoded by the coding sequence ATGTCTATACAAGTAACATCACTTTCTAAAAATTACGGAGAACAAAAAGCTGTAAACGATATTTCTTTTTCAGCAAGAAAAGGTCAAATTATAGGTTTTTTAGGTCCAAATGGAGCTGGAAAGTCTACTACAATGAAAATGCTAACAGGTTTTTTAAAACCTACCGAAGGTGAAATTAAAATAAATGATATTGATGTTATCGCAAATCCAATATCGGCACAAAAAACGATTGGTTACTTGCCAGAACACAATCCTTTATATTTAGAAATGTATGTGCGTGAATATCTACAATTTCAAGCTTCAATTTTTAAGGTTGATAAATCTCAAATTGAAAGTGTAATTGAAAAAGTTGGATTAACATTAGAAGCTTCAAAAAAAATAAGCCAATTATCTAAAGGTTATAGACAGAGAATTGGTTTAGCCGCAGCAATTATTCATAATCCAGATGTGTTGATTTTAGATGAGCCAACAACGGGTTTAGATCCAAATCAGTTAGTAGAAATTAGAGAGTTGATTAAAGAATTAGGAAAAGAAAAGACAGTGTTGCTTTCTACGCATATAATGCAAGAAGTAGAAGCAATGTGCGACAGTGTTATAATTGTTGATAAAGGCGAAATTGTAATTAATAAACCGCTTAGTGAACTTAAAAATCAAAAAGAACAAGTACTAAATGTTATGTTTGATTATAAGATTGAGGAACAGTTTTTACAACGTTTACCAAACGTAAAAACAATAAAAAACAACTTCGATAATTCGTGGTTGCTTACTTTTTCTTCGGATGAAGACATGCGTCCAAAAATATTTGACTTTGCGCAAGAACATGAGCTTAAGATTCTTGAATTAAACTCTGAAAACAAAAATTTAGAAAAACTATTTAGAGAATTAACCAATTAA
- a CDS encoding HAD family hydrolase, which yields MKLPKGFLFDFDGVVVDSKESHNSAWASAFKELFNSEIAPFPKTHAGKSPMIIAEYFCSVIGQEKRTEELFYLKDTHLDKYFKVPKLLPGVREFTTFLSKKNISYGIASNATKQFLKNSIHHLNLEFTTIFGVQDYIKPKPAPEAYITLAKALNFKETDFKDIWVFEDSLTGVTAAKLAGMIPIGITTQYSKEELKKAGSILVFPTLLEAYQFLTSKI from the coding sequence ATGAAACTACCTAAAGGATTTTTATTTGACTTTGATGGAGTTGTTGTTGACAGTAAAGAAAGTCATAATTCTGCCTGGGCTTCAGCTTTTAAAGAGTTATTTAATTCAGAAATAGCTCCATTTCCTAAAACGCATGCAGGAAAGTCGCCAATGATTATTGCTGAATACTTTTGCAGCGTTATTGGTCAAGAAAAAAGAACGGAAGAATTGTTTTATTTGAAAGATACTCATTTAGATAAATATTTTAAAGTACCTAAATTACTGCCTGGAGTTAGAGAGTTTACAACTTTTTTATCCAAAAAAAACATTTCTTATGGAATTGCAAGTAACGCTACAAAACAATTTTTAAAGAACAGTATTCATCATTTAAATTTAGAGTTTACTACCATTTTTGGTGTACAAGATTACATAAAACCAAAACCAGCTCCGGAAGCTTATATTACACTTGCAAAAGCTTTAAATTTTAAAGAAACAGACTTTAAAGATATTTGGGTTTTTGAAGATAGTTTAACAGGTGTAACAGCAGCAAAATTAGCTGGCATGATTCCAATTGGGATTACTACACAGTATTCTAAAGAAGAATTAAAGAAAGCAGGAAGTATTTTAGTTTTCCCAACTTTGTTGGAAGCTTATCAGTTTTTAACCAGCAAAATTTAA
- a CDS encoding D-arabinono-1,4-lactone oxidase: MNQDINGVWNSWNENISFNYKSLYKINSEEELQEVVRNSEKIRVFGNKQSSSDIVSGASTLVDIKTYNKILSFNDSEKTVTVQSGVILGDLLEAIEAKGWCIPCLPDINTITIGGALTTGTHGTSGKLLSEYMTECKIILADGSLKEITEKDKLIHAVRVSLGVLGVLSEITFKCEDIYTLHVKEGPENDSDWLPKIKERLKKHDFLRILWLPHTDKGYVIIGDKIAADTEIQENLGPKFLKHRRKASKILYKYTHIFPWITAIANKLLYRGFFSATKEHKGSLYQATVTKSRGSTLELAEWTIGLDKFPTVFEELKTEINKWSNKSFIHIPMDVRFIYKDTSWLSYAYEEDIVTMGCVSRNAATADTYEAFKSIEKIFLKYGGKPHWGKRFTAKDAELSKIYDKWEDFKVLRKELDPNNKFLNPYLAELFNEKLTTNETT, translated from the coding sequence ATGAACCAAGATATAAACGGAGTTTGGAATAGTTGGAATGAAAACATTTCTTTCAATTACAAATCACTATATAAAATCAACTCAGAAGAAGAACTTCAAGAAGTTGTAAGAAATTCAGAAAAAATTCGTGTTTTTGGAAACAAACAATCTTCTTCAGATATTGTTTCAGGAGCTTCAACTTTAGTTGACATTAAAACGTATAATAAAATTTTATCTTTTAATGATTCCGAAAAAACAGTTACAGTTCAGTCTGGTGTAATTTTAGGAGATTTACTAGAAGCTATCGAAGCAAAAGGTTGGTGTATTCCTTGTTTACCAGATATTAATACAATTACTATTGGTGGTGCCTTAACAACAGGAACCCATGGAACTAGTGGGAAATTATTAAGTGAATACATGACAGAATGTAAAATTATTTTAGCAGATGGTTCGCTAAAAGAAATTACAGAAAAAGACAAATTGATACATGCCGTAAGAGTTTCTCTGGGTGTTTTAGGTGTACTGTCTGAAATCACATTTAAATGTGAAGATATTTATACTTTACACGTAAAAGAAGGTCCTGAAAATGATAGTGATTGGTTGCCAAAAATTAAGGAGCGTCTAAAAAAACATGATTTTCTTAGAATTTTATGGCTTCCTCATACAGATAAAGGCTATGTTATTATTGGTGATAAGATTGCAGCTGATACAGAAATACAAGAAAACTTAGGCCCTAAATTCTTGAAACATAGAAGAAAAGCATCAAAAATCTTATACAAGTACACGCACATTTTTCCTTGGATAACTGCAATTGCAAATAAACTTTTATATAGAGGGTTTTTCAGCGCTACAAAAGAACACAAAGGTTCTTTATACCAAGCAACCGTTACTAAATCTAGAGGCTCTACTTTAGAGTTAGCAGAATGGACAATTGGATTAGATAAATTTCCAACGGTTTTTGAAGAGTTAAAAACAGAAATTAACAAATGGTCTAATAAATCGTTTATTCATATTCCTATGGATGTTCGCTTTATTTACAAAGACACCTCTTGGTTAAGCTATGCTTACGAAGAGGATATTGTAACAATGGGTTGTGTTTCCAGAAACGCGGCCACTGCAGATACTTATGAGGCATTTAAAAGTATTGAAAAAATATTCTTAAAGTATGGAGGAAAACCTCATTGGGGAAAACGATTTACCGCTAAAGACGCTGAACTTTCTAAAATCTACGATAAGTGGGAAGACTTTAAAGTTTTAAGAAAAGAGTTAGATCCTAACAATAAGTTTTTAAACCCATATTTGGCTGAATTATTTAATGAAAAACTAACAACTAATGAAACTACCTAA